From Amblyraja radiata isolate CabotCenter1 chromosome 21, sAmbRad1.1.pri, whole genome shotgun sequence, a single genomic window includes:
- the fgl2 gene encoding fibroleukin isoform X1: MRATAAFFLVNFGLTLCADIPAEYNITTRFKNPTENNAGCSIKLKPTDCDEGELCGYQINIPPLTLKLPKETKLLEKTVKIVKSLTATVNMMKQKWLKEHRKKRTIPDQLIAKKKIGKENNKITALEEKVKVLTVSLQTARNQIDLLERRLEELKMDTVLHHITDELTSINNTVNTLNNKCYTTCELTGKPKGMLNIKVLPQNCSSLSKQNNRKSGIYKYADGLDKYFEVYCDMETEGGGWTVIQSRRDGSVDFNRTWADYKNGFGNLSTEFWLGNDKIHVLTKSKNMTLRIEIEDWAGVQNYAEYSQFSVADENDQYRLTIAGYSGTAGDAMHNGKNYNHDQQRFTTKDKDNDMYPSSNCGAYYSSGWWFDACISANLNGKYYKKFYKGIQNGIFWSTWYTTKTETLNGYRHALKTVRMLIGQKQIVP; the protein is encoded by the exons ATGAGGGCTACTGCTGCATTCTTTCTCGTGAATTTTGGATTAACACTCTGTGCAGACATTCCTGCTGAATATAATATAACTACCAGATTCAAGAATCCAACAGAAAACAATGCAGGCTGTTCCATCAAGCTGAAGCCCACAGACTGCGATGAAGGTGAACTATGCGGTTATCAGATAAATATTCCACCATTAACCCTGAAGCTTCCTAAGGAGACAAAACTACTTGAAAAGACCGTCAAAATAGTTAAAAGTTTAACAGCAACAGTAAATATGATGAAGCAAAAGTGGCTGAAAGAACATCGGAAAAAGCGTACCATTCCTGATCAActtattgcaaaaaaaaaaattggaaaagaAAATAACAAGATAACAGCATTGGAGGAGAAAGTAAAAGTACTGACAGTTTCATTACAGACTGCCAGAAACCAGATCGATTTGCTCGAGAGACGCTTGGAAGAGTTGAAAATGGACACTGTTTTGCATCACATTACTGATGAGCTTACAAGCATCAACAACACAGTGAATACATTGAACAATAAGTGTTACACGACTTGTGAACTTACAGGAAAACCTAAAGGTATGTTAA ATATAAAAGTACTGCCTCAAAATTGCTCAAGTCTTTCCAAACAGAACAATCGGAAAAGTGGCATCTATAAATATGCTGATGGTTTGGATAAATATTTTGAGGTCTATTGTGATATGGAAACTGAAGGTGGCGGCTGGACGGTCATTCAGTCGCGCAGAGATGGTAGTGTCGATTTTAATCGCACCTGGGCAGATTACAAAAATGGTTTTGGGAACTTATCAACAGAATTTTGGCTTGGAAATGACAAAATACATGTTTTAACAAAATCCAAAAATATGACCTTAAGAATTGAAATTGAAGATTGGGCAGGGGTGCAAAATTATGCCGAATACAGTCAATTTTCTGTTGCAGACGAAAATGACCAATATCGTCTGACCATTGCTGGCTACTCTGGTACAGCAGGTGATGCAATGCACAATGGTAAAAATTATAACCATGATCAACAAAGGTTTACCACCAAGGACAAAGATAATGACATGTACCCTTCAAGTAACTGTGGAGCCTATTATAGTTCTGGTTGGTGGTTTGATGCTTGCATATCAGCCAACCTTAATGGTAAATACTATAAGAAGTTCTATAAAGGGATCCAAAATGGAATTTTTTGGAGCACTTGGTACACGACAAAAACGGAAACTCTGAATGGCTATCGCCATGCTTTAAAAACAGTTAGAATGCTCATCGGGCAGAAACAAATTGTACCATAA
- the fgl2 gene encoding fibroleukin isoform X2 produces the protein MRATAAFFLVNFGLTLCADIPAEYNITTRFKNPTENNAGCSIKLKPTDCDEGELCGYQINIPPLTLKLPKETKLLEKTVKIVKSLTATVNMMKQKWLKEHRKKRTIPDQLIAKKKIGKENNKITALEEKVKVLTVSLQTARNQIDLLERRLEELKMDTVLHHITDELTSINNTVNTLNNKCYTTCELTGKPKDIKVLPQNCSSLSKQNNRKSGIYKYADGLDKYFEVYCDMETEGGGWTVIQSRRDGSVDFNRTWADYKNGFGNLSTEFWLGNDKIHVLTKSKNMTLRIEIEDWAGVQNYAEYSQFSVADENDQYRLTIAGYSGTAGDAMHNGKNYNHDQQRFTTKDKDNDMYPSSNCGAYYSSGWWFDACISANLNGKYYKKFYKGIQNGIFWSTWYTTKTETLNGYRHALKTVRMLIGQKQIVP, from the exons ATGAGGGCTACTGCTGCATTCTTTCTCGTGAATTTTGGATTAACACTCTGTGCAGACATTCCTGCTGAATATAATATAACTACCAGATTCAAGAATCCAACAGAAAACAATGCAGGCTGTTCCATCAAGCTGAAGCCCACAGACTGCGATGAAGGTGAACTATGCGGTTATCAGATAAATATTCCACCATTAACCCTGAAGCTTCCTAAGGAGACAAAACTACTTGAAAAGACCGTCAAAATAGTTAAAAGTTTAACAGCAACAGTAAATATGATGAAGCAAAAGTGGCTGAAAGAACATCGGAAAAAGCGTACCATTCCTGATCAActtattgcaaaaaaaaaaattggaaaagaAAATAACAAGATAACAGCATTGGAGGAGAAAGTAAAAGTACTGACAGTTTCATTACAGACTGCCAGAAACCAGATCGATTTGCTCGAGAGACGCTTGGAAGAGTTGAAAATGGACACTGTTTTGCATCACATTACTGATGAGCTTACAAGCATCAACAACACAGTGAATACATTGAACAATAAGTGTTACACGACTTGTGAACTTACAGGAAAACCTAAAG ATATAAAAGTACTGCCTCAAAATTGCTCAAGTCTTTCCAAACAGAACAATCGGAAAAGTGGCATCTATAAATATGCTGATGGTTTGGATAAATATTTTGAGGTCTATTGTGATATGGAAACTGAAGGTGGCGGCTGGACGGTCATTCAGTCGCGCAGAGATGGTAGTGTCGATTTTAATCGCACCTGGGCAGATTACAAAAATGGTTTTGGGAACTTATCAACAGAATTTTGGCTTGGAAATGACAAAATACATGTTTTAACAAAATCCAAAAATATGACCTTAAGAATTGAAATTGAAGATTGGGCAGGGGTGCAAAATTATGCCGAATACAGTCAATTTTCTGTTGCAGACGAAAATGACCAATATCGTCTGACCATTGCTGGCTACTCTGGTACAGCAGGTGATGCAATGCACAATGGTAAAAATTATAACCATGATCAACAAAGGTTTACCACCAAGGACAAAGATAATGACATGTACCCTTCAAGTAACTGTGGAGCCTATTATAGTTCTGGTTGGTGGTTTGATGCTTGCATATCAGCCAACCTTAATGGTAAATACTATAAGAAGTTCTATAAAGGGATCCAAAATGGAATTTTTTGGAGCACTTGGTACACGACAAAAACGGAAACTCTGAATGGCTATCGCCATGCTTTAAAAACAGTTAGAATGCTCATCGGGCAGAAACAAATTGTACCATAA